In one window of Paraburkholderia phymatum STM815 DNA:
- a CDS encoding quinone-dependent dihydroorotate dehydrogenase — MFSSLYPLVRAQLFRMDAEDAHHLTLRLLRAAGRTGLAGALAPRVPDSPRTVMGLTFRNPVGLAAGLDKDGACIDGLAALGFGFIEVGTVTPRAQPGNPRPRMFRLPQADAVINRMGFNNAGVDQFVKNVQAARYRGTLGLNIGKNADTPIERAADDYLYCLERVYPFASYVTVNISSPNTKNLRQLQGAGELDALLAALKDKQQRLADLHGKLVPLALKIAPDLDDEQVKSIADTLLRHQFEGVIATNTTLSRTAVQGLPHADEAGGLSGRPVFDASNEVIRKLRAEVGGDVPIIGVGGIFSGADAQAKLDAGASLVQLYTGFIYRGPALVAECAQALAMRAA; from the coding sequence GTGTTCAGTTCTCTTTATCCGCTCGTACGCGCCCAACTCTTCCGCATGGATGCGGAAGACGCTCACCATCTCACCCTGCGCCTGCTGCGCGCGGCCGGACGTACCGGCCTGGCAGGCGCGCTCGCGCCGCGTGTGCCCGACTCGCCGCGCACCGTGATGGGCCTGACGTTCCGGAACCCCGTCGGTCTCGCGGCAGGGCTCGACAAGGACGGCGCGTGCATCGACGGACTGGCCGCGCTCGGCTTTGGCTTCATCGAAGTCGGCACGGTGACGCCGCGCGCGCAGCCAGGCAATCCGCGCCCGCGCATGTTCCGTCTGCCGCAGGCGGACGCCGTGATCAACCGGATGGGCTTCAACAACGCAGGCGTCGACCAGTTCGTGAAGAACGTGCAGGCTGCGCGCTATCGCGGCACGCTCGGGCTGAACATCGGCAAGAACGCCGACACGCCGATCGAGCGCGCCGCCGACGACTACCTCTACTGCCTGGAACGCGTGTATCCGTTCGCGAGCTACGTGACCGTCAATATCTCGTCGCCGAACACGAAGAACCTGCGCCAGCTGCAAGGCGCGGGCGAACTCGATGCGTTGCTCGCCGCGCTCAAGGACAAGCAGCAGCGTCTCGCGGATCTGCACGGCAAGCTCGTGCCGCTCGCGCTGAAGATCGCGCCGGATCTCGACGACGAACAGGTGAAGTCGATCGCCGACACGCTGCTGCGTCACCAGTTCGAAGGCGTGATCGCGACCAACACGACGCTCTCGCGCACCGCCGTGCAAGGTTTGCCGCACGCTGACGAAGCAGGTGGCCTGTCGGGACGGCCGGTGTTCGATGCATCGAACGAAGTGATCCGCAAGCTGCGCGCGGAAGTCGGCGGCGACGTGCCCATCATCGGCGTGGGCGGGATTTTCTCCGGCGCGGATGCGCAGGCCAAGCTCGACGCGGGCGCATCGCTCGTTCAGCTCTACACGGGCTTCATCTATCGGGGCCCCGCCCTCGTCGCCGAATGCGCACAGGCGCTGGCGATGCGCGCAGCGTAG
- the lepB gene encoding signal peptidase I, which yields MRMLARLWREYKSLATFIFLMVLFRSAIADWNVVPSGSMLPTIREGDRILVDKMAYDLRIPLTHIAIAHLHEPQRGDIVTIDSSAARELIVKRVIGLPGDVVAMRDNVLYVNGARASYQPLALAPLPGDAVSPGDYLTERVAGASPGSPHAVRLSELAPSPRRSFGPVTVPAGEYLMLGDNRDDSADSRYFGFFPRAELMGRTRRVAFSLDPDHAYRPRFERFGVRLDAVAAH from the coding sequence ATGCGCATGCTGGCCAGATTGTGGCGCGAGTACAAGAGTCTCGCCACGTTCATTTTCCTGATGGTGCTGTTTCGCAGCGCGATCGCCGACTGGAACGTGGTGCCGAGCGGCTCGATGCTGCCGACCATCCGCGAGGGCGATCGCATCCTCGTCGACAAGATGGCTTACGACCTGCGCATCCCGCTCACGCACATCGCGATAGCGCATCTGCATGAACCGCAGCGCGGCGATATCGTGACGATCGATTCCTCCGCCGCGCGCGAGCTGATCGTCAAGCGCGTGATCGGGCTGCCTGGCGATGTCGTCGCGATGCGTGACAACGTGCTGTACGTGAACGGTGCGCGAGCGAGCTATCAACCGCTCGCGCTCGCGCCGCTGCCCGGCGATGCCGTGTCGCCCGGCGACTACCTGACCGAGCGTGTTGCGGGCGCGTCGCCGGGCTCGCCGCACGCGGTGCGGCTGTCCGAACTGGCGCCGAGTCCGCGCCGCTCATTCGGTCCGGTGACGGTGCCGGCGGGCGAGTATCTGATGCTCGGCGACAATCGCGACGATAGCGCGGATTCGCGCTATTTCGGTTTCTTTCCACGCGCCGAGCTGATGGGGCGCACGCGCCGCGTCGCGTTCTCGCTCGACCCGGATCACGCGTACCGGCCGCGTTTCGAGCGGTTCGGTGTGCGGCTCGATGCGGTGGCGGCGCACTGA
- a CDS encoding Gfo/Idh/MocA family protein has protein sequence MNNAATLGPSGHPATIRWGIVGTGRIAHRFAQSLAHVPHTRLTAVWSRRRAPAETFAQQHGGRALDSFDALLHSGIDALYVATMQDSHAHYAAAALEAGVHVLCEKPATVNAAQLERVLASARASQRLFMEAMKPPFYPLYRKLREHLSDEPIGEIGLVRAGCSVPGVPDDHPSLSFEHAGGALLDIGIYEMFLAVDWLGAPFDVQTQGRLGPTGVDTFASLNSRHEKGIAQLFCGLDLFGKGDAFIAGTHGNVTIHENWWNPARATVRYVDGRVVELDAPFEGGGLNYETAHFCDLIRAGQLESPVMTHAKSSQMIAMADAARAALGLRFPCE, from the coding sequence ATGAATAACGCAGCAACCCTCGGCCCTTCCGGGCATCCCGCGACGATACGCTGGGGCATCGTAGGCACAGGCCGCATCGCCCATCGTTTCGCGCAAAGCCTCGCGCATGTTCCTCATACCCGGCTGACGGCAGTCTGGTCGCGCCGTCGCGCTCCCGCTGAAACATTTGCCCAGCAGCATGGCGGACGGGCGCTCGACAGCTTCGACGCGCTCCTTCACAGCGGTATCGACGCGCTGTATGTCGCAACGATGCAGGACAGTCACGCGCATTACGCGGCGGCCGCGCTCGAAGCCGGCGTTCACGTGCTGTGCGAAAAGCCCGCGACGGTGAATGCGGCGCAACTGGAACGCGTGCTGGCGAGTGCGCGCGCTTCGCAGCGGCTCTTCATGGAGGCGATGAAACCGCCGTTCTATCCGCTGTATCGGAAACTGCGCGAGCATCTTTCCGACGAGCCCATCGGTGAGATTGGACTCGTACGCGCGGGGTGTTCTGTGCCGGGCGTGCCGGACGATCATCCGTCGCTGTCGTTCGAGCACGCGGGCGGCGCGCTGCTCGATATCGGCATCTACGAGATGTTTCTCGCCGTCGACTGGCTCGGAGCGCCATTCGACGTGCAGACGCAAGGGCGGCTCGGACCGACGGGCGTCGATACGTTCGCGAGCCTCAACAGCCGGCACGAGAAGGGCATCGCGCAGCTCTTTTGCGGACTGGATCTGTTCGGCAAGGGCGATGCCTTCATCGCGGGCACGCACGGCAACGTGACGATTCACGAGAACTGGTGGAATCCGGCGCGCGCGACGGTGCGCTATGTGGACGGACGCGTGGTCGAACTCGATGCGCCCTTCGAAGGCGGCGGCCTGAACTACGAGACGGCACACTTCTGCGATCTGATCCGCGCCGGGCAGCTGGAAAGCCCCGTGATGACGCATGCGAAATCGAGCCAGATGATCGCGATGGCCGATGCGGCGCGAGCGGCGCTGGGACTGCGGTTCCCGTGCGAGTGA
- a CDS encoding FadR/GntR family transcriptional regulator, with product MEHTNKERSLVSKVMDGLVTGIVEEKYGAVLPPQDVLSKEFDVSRTVMREALSMLLARHMLDVRPKIGTRIRPMHDWRMIDEDVVNWRFRAKPDPTFLRDVIEFRVLIEPRAAAQAATRGNASDIAAIRDAFEAFRNSPPGEPGHQTADEALHTRIVIASGNQFFQQMAAIIRGALQALKPLVDLPTGAWEETVRLHSRVVDAIERHDAKEAEAGSIALIDFSMSRMSAAVSDLPATPAAPAAPAEQ from the coding sequence ATGGAACACACCAACAAAGAGCGGTCCCTGGTCAGCAAGGTCATGGATGGCCTCGTGACCGGGATCGTCGAAGAAAAGTACGGCGCGGTCTTGCCGCCGCAGGACGTATTGTCGAAGGAATTCGACGTCAGCCGCACGGTGATGCGCGAGGCGCTGTCGATGCTGCTCGCGCGGCACATGCTGGACGTGCGGCCCAAGATCGGCACGCGCATCCGGCCGATGCACGACTGGCGCATGATCGACGAGGACGTCGTGAACTGGCGCTTCCGCGCGAAGCCCGATCCGACGTTCCTGCGCGACGTGATCGAGTTCCGCGTGCTGATCGAACCGCGTGCGGCTGCGCAGGCTGCGACGCGCGGCAACGCTTCGGACATCGCTGCGATCCGCGATGCGTTCGAGGCTTTCCGCAACAGTCCGCCAGGCGAGCCCGGTCATCAGACTGCGGATGAAGCGCTGCATACGCGCATCGTGATCGCAAGCGGCAACCAGTTCTTCCAGCAGATGGCGGCGATCATTCGCGGCGCGCTGCAGGCACTGAAGCCGCTCGTCGATCTGCCCACGGGCGCATGGGAGGAAACGGTGCGCCTGCATTCGCGGGTCGTCGACGCGATCGAGCGGCACGATGCGAAAGAAGCGGAAGCGGGGTCGATTGCGCTGATCGATTTCTCGATGAGCCGCATGAGCGCAGCGGTGTCCGATCTGCCCGCAACGCCTGCCGCTCCCGCGGCACCGGCGGAGCAATAG